From Scomber japonicus isolate fScoJap1 chromosome 22, fScoJap1.pri, whole genome shotgun sequence, one genomic window encodes:
- the LOC128383431 gene encoding uncharacterized protein LOC128383431, translating to MVTSPAFAFCLTCLFMGKIAQVANLMQSTTVHQESGFISATVGDNLILKCFFTSDAARYYWYKQTMGQKPRSISITSKFDKNGTFYDEFKNDPRFTLETNIGRNHLMISDLHISDSATYYCASGYSLVLEFAKGTTVNVKGSGLNTQTWVHQSTSESIQPGGSVTLNCVSVHAGTCDDGEHSVYWFKYSEESHPGLIYTHGGRNDQCQRNTSTQTNTCVYNLPIKSLNLSHAGTYYCAVASCGQILFGNGTKLDVEHVSFVLVYFLSGALAITIILCVILAILAFKIGKRPNCQCTECQARVSAASTSTEGYQDADSLHYAALSVNGANRRRKQDQTFSECVYSSVKQYN from the exons ATGGTTACATCTCCAGCGTTTGCTTTCTGTCTGACATGTTTGTTCATGGGAAAAATAG CTCAAGTGGCTAATTTGATGCAGTCCACAACTGTCCATCAGGAGAGTGGCTTTATATCAGCTACTGTTGGCGACAACCtgattttgaaatgtttctttaCCAGTGATGCTGCAAGGTATTATTGGTATAAGCAAACAATGGGACAGAAGCCAAGGTCCATCTCTATCACCTCTAAGTTTGATAAAAATGGCACTTTTTATGATGAATTCAAGAACGATCCACGCTTCACGTTAGAAACTAACATCGGTAGGAATCATTTAATGATCTCAGATTTACACATTTCTGACTCAGCTACTTACTACTGCGCAAGTGGTTATTCATTGGTGTTAGAATTTGCAAAGGGAACTACTGTCAATGTAAAGGGTTCAGGTTTGAACACCCAAACTTGGGTTCATCAGTCGACGTCTGAAAGCATCCAGCCAGGaggctctgtgactctgaactgtgtgtctgtacatgCTGGGACCTGTGATGATGGAGAACACAGTGTTTACTGGTTCAAATACTCTGAAGAATCTCATCCaggactcatttacacacatggagGCAGGAATGATCAGTGTCAGAGGAACACCAGCACCCAGACAAACACTTGTGTCTACAATTTACCGATAAAGAGTCTGAATCTTTCTCATGCTGGGACCTACTACTGTGCTGTCGCCTCATGTGGACAGATACTGTTTGGAAATGGGACCAAGCTGGATGTTGAGC ATGTCTCTTTTGTCTTGGTGTATTTCTTGAGTGGAGCTTTGGCAATCACCATCATCCTATGTGTTATACTCGCAATCTTGGCATTTAAGATAGGCAAAAGACCCAACTGCCAATGTACAG AGTGTCAAGCAAGAGTTTCAGCTGCCTCCACAAGTACAGAG GGTTACCAAGATGCAGACAGCCTCCATTATGCTGCTTTAAGTGTAAACGGGGCAAACAGACGAAGAAAACAGGACCAAACCTTCAGTGAATGCGTGTACTCCAGTGTAAAGCAGTACAATTAG
- the LOC128383706 gene encoding uncharacterized protein LOC128383706, with protein sequence MTSLKFALYLTCLFLGRTALTNNLKLSLSVRQESVFLSANIGANVTLKCFYQGDVAAMFYWYKQTLGQKPRLISTFYRHDKKGTFSDEFKNDPRFTLETNQGKNHLTISKLRISDSGTYYCISCHSFKFEFAEGTTLIVQGSDLNIQALVHHLASERHQQGASGALKCALHNGTCDDGEHSVYWFENSEESHPGLIYTHGGRNDQCKRNTSTETHTCVYNLPSLNSSHAGMDCAVASCGQILFGDRTKPRDNVRSYDSLVNILSGALTFTTVLVLVLSFSVCMMNKKHSCQGKESERIAASTPSNAEGYQDADNLHYAALRGHKGNRPKRQREDTTSQCVYSSVRS encoded by the exons ATGACATCTCTGAAGTTTGCTTTATATCTGACATGTCTGTTCTTGGGAAGGACTG ctcTCACAAATAATCTTAAATTGTCCTTATCTGTACGCCaagagagtgtatttttatcAGCTAATATTGGTGCCAACGTgactttgaaatgtttttatcaaGGTGATGTTGCAGCTATGTTTTACTGGTATAAGCAAACTCTGGGACAGAAACCACGGCTCATCTCAACTTTCTATAGACATGATAAAAAAGGCACTTTTAGTGATGAGTTCAAAAATGATCCACGATTCACATTGGAAACTAATCAGGGTAAGAACCACCTGACAATCTCGAAATTACGTATTTCAGACTCTGGTACTTACTACTGTATCAGTTGCCATTCATTCAAGTTTGAGTTTGCGGAGGGCACTACTCTCATTGTACAAGGCTCAGATTTGAACATCCAAGCTTTAGTCCATCATTTGGCATCTGAGAGACACCAGCAGGGAGCCTCTGGGGCTCTGAAGTGTGCATTACACAATGGGACCTGTGATGATGGAGAACACAGTGTTTACTGGTTCGAAAATTCGGAAGAATCTCATCCaggactcatttacacacatggagGCAGGAATGATCAGTGTAAGAGGAACaccagcacagaaacacacacttgtgTCTACAACTTGCCAAGTCTGAATTCATCTCATGCTGGGATGGACTGTGCTGTCGCCTCATGTGGACAGATACTGTTTGGAGACAGGACCAAACCAAGGG ATAATGTGCGCTCTTATGACTCTCTTGTGAATATCTTGAGTGGAGCTTTGACGTTCACCACCGTCCTGGTTCTTGTATTGAGTTTCTCAGTGTGCATGATGAACAAGAAACACAGCTGCCAGGGCAAAG AGTCTGAAAGAATTGCAGCCTCCACTCCATCAAATGCAGAG GGTTATCAAGATGCAGACAACCTCCATTACGCTGCTTTACGGGGACACAAGGGCAACCGACCTAAAAGACAGCGGGAAGACACCACAAGTCAATGTGTGTACTCCAGTGTGAGGTCATAG
- the LOC128383433 gene encoding uncharacterized protein LOC128383433, which translates to MTPLTIALYLTCFFGGTSAQMSNLESPKYVRQQNTFYSANVGESVTLQCFSEGEAVMFYWYKQLLGQEPRLISTLYKHKSGTFHDEFNNSRFKLDTKDGNNHLTISNLHISDSATYYCASSYSFHLEFEEEIIVSVKGSGLNIQALVHQSASESIQPGGSVNCVVHNGTCGDGEHSVYWFKNSEESHPGLIYTHGGRNDQCERNTSTQTHTCVYNLPMKSLNLSHAGTYYCAVASCGQILFGKRTKLDVGYEVDSFGLVYFLIGALGFNTILIVLLAYAAYTMKRNCCQCKEERSPAASTPDPESYTDAEDLHYAAFRENNVGRSIRQRDNTQTECVYSTVKQ; encoded by the exons ATGACACCTCTAACGATTGCTTTGTACCTGacttgtttttttggggggactTCAG cCCAGATGAGTAATCTGGAATCGCCAAAGTATGTGCGTcaacaaaacactttttattcagCTAATGTTGGTGAAAGCGTGACTTTGCAGTGTTTCTCTGAAGGTGAAGCAGTGATGTTTTACTGGTACAAGCAACTTCTGGGGCAGGAACCAAGGCTCATATCTACCTTGTATAAACATAAAAGTGGCACCTTTCATGATGAATTCAACAATTCTCGTTTCAAACTGGACACAAAAGATGGTAACAATCACTTGACAATCTCTAATTTACATATTTCTGACTCAGCGACTTATTACTGTGCAAGCAgctattcatttcatttagaaTTTGAGGAGGAAATCATTGTAAGTGTAAAGGGTTCAGGTTTAAACATCCAAGCTTTAGTCCATCAGTCGGCATCGGAGAGCATCCAGCCAGGAGGCTCTGTGAACTGTGTAGTACACAATGGGACCTGTGGTGATGGAGAACACAGTGTTTACTGGTTCAAAAACTCTGAAGAATCTCATCCaggactcatttacacacatggaggcaggaatgatcagtgtgagaggaacaccagcacacaaacacacacctgtgtctaCAACTTGCCAATGAAGAGTCTGAATCTTTCACATGCTGGGACCTACTACTGTGCTGTCGCCTCATGTGGACAGATACTGTTTGGGAAAAGGACCAAACTGGATGTTGGCT ATGAAGTGGACTCATTTGGCTTGGTATACTTCTTGATTGGAGCTTTGGGATTCAACACCATCCTGATTGTTCTACTGGCATATGCAGCATATACAATGAAAAGAAACTGCTGCCAGTGTAAAG AAGAAAGATCGCCAGCAGCCTCGACTCCAGATCCAGAG AGTTACACAGATGCAGAAGACCTCCATTACGCTGCTTTCAGAGAGAACAATGTCGGCAGGTCAATAAGACAGAGGGACAATACCCAGACTGAATGCGTGTACTCTACTGTAAAGCAGTAA